One window of Catharus ustulatus isolate bCatUst1 chromosome 3, bCatUst1.pri.v2, whole genome shotgun sequence genomic DNA carries:
- the LOC116994720 gene encoding growth/differentiation factor 7-like codes for MRLRAAAAALCLCLLGACRLRRGLEAAAVRGPSAAAPQRPSAAAPSSASSSSAAAASPFSSPPRRDGALRNGTVVPHHYMVALYQRLAARRAPGRRADTVTGFAERAHSDASPSALEQRYLFDISSLPEAEEVTGAELRILRSLPENRSLAQSPEGTFQHLLLATCPSRDGEEPRLLDSRAADILDTDSSRWEVFDVWEALRDQRESSLSGKLLCFQLRIVSDRSGQLLPPRQLGFGKPRPQPHERALLVAFSRTQRKENLFKEIRDKIKALGSPPLLEPPDPGQEPYPKRRKRRTTMAARSGGRGHGKKAKTRCSRKPLHVNFKELGWDDWIIAPLDYEAYHCEGVCDFPLRSHLEPTNHAIIQTLMNSMDPESTPPSCCVPSKLSPISILYIDSGNNVVYKQYEDMVVETCGCR; via the exons ATGCGcctccgcgccgccgccgccgccctctgcctctgcctgctgggcGCCTGCCGCCTCCGCCGCGGGCTGGAGGCCGCCGCCGTGCGCGGCCCGTCAGCGGCCGCTCCCCAGCGACCCTCGGCAGCCGCGCCTtcctccgcctcctcctcctccgccgccgccgcctcccccttctcctccccgcCGCGGAGGGACGGGGCTCTCCGCAACGGCACGGTGGTGCCGCATCATTACATGGTGGCCCTGTACCAGCGCCTggccgcccgccgcgcccccggCCGCCGCGCCGACACCGTGACGGGCTTCGCGGAGCGGGCGCACAGCG ATGCCTCCCCATCCGCCTTGGAGCAGCGGTACCTCTTTGACATCTCCAGCCTGCCTGAGGCAGAGGAGGTGACGGGCGCAGAGCTGCGGATCCTGCGCTCCCTCCCGGAGAACCGGAGCTTGGCGCAGTCCCCCGAAGGCACCTTCCAGCACCTCCTTCTCGCCACCTGCCCCAGCCGGGACGGCGAGGAGCCCCGGCTGCTGGACTCCAGGGCTGCGGACATTTTGGACACGGACTCCTCCAGATGGGAGGTGTTTGATGTCTGGGAGGCCTTGCGGGATCAGAGGGAGAGCTCGCTCTCGGGAAagctgctgtgcttccagctgAGGATCGTCTCGGATCGgtcagggcagctcctgccgcCCCGGCAGCTGGGCTTCGGCAAGCCCCGGCCGCAGCCCCACGAGCGGGCCCTGCTCGTGGCCTTCTCCCGCACCCAGAGGAAGGAGAACCTCTTCAAGGAGATCCGGGATAAGATCAAGGCCCTGGGCAGCCCTCCCTTGCTGGAGCCCCCTGATCCTGGCCAGGAGCCGTATCCCAAGCGGAGGAAGAGGAGGACCACCATGGCCGCGCGGTCCGGGGGCAGAGGCCACGGCAAGAAGGCGAAGACTCGCTGCAGCAGGAAGCCCCTGCACGTGAACTTcaaggagctgggctgggatgacTGGATAATCGCCCCCCTGGATTACGAGGCCTATCACTGCGAGGGGGTGTGCGACTTCCCGCTGCGCTCCCACCTGGAGCCCACCAACCATGCCATTATCCAGACCCTGATGAACTCCATGGACCCGGAGTCCACCCCCCCGAGCTGCTGCGTGCCCTCCAAGCTCAGCCCCATCAGCATCCTCTACATAGACTCTGGGAACAATGTGGTTTACAAACAGTACGAGGACATGGTCGTGGAGACGTGTGGCTGCAGGTAG